In the Thunnus thynnus chromosome 24, fThuThy2.1, whole genome shotgun sequence genome, GCCCCGAGGCGGTGCGAAACACTCTGAGTCTGATGCATTCCTGCGGCATGTACGACTTCTCCGGACAGTTCGCTTTCCATGTCAGTATCTCATCCATCTACACTCTGAAACATTCACACTCGCATGTGAGTTTAGACGCGTTTTGACGACTCGTCgttgtttttctgcttcagGTCGGTCTGCCGGCGAAATCCGGTGTCGCTGGCGGGATTCTGCTGGTTGTTCCAAACGTCATGGGCATCATGTGTTGGTCTCCTCCTCTTGACAAGCTGGGCAACAGCGTCAGAGGCATCCAGTTCTGCACGGTGAGCTCAGATTTTAACCTCATTATGTGAACTCTAAACCAGAACTGCAACTAACTATCGTTTTATTTATTCGTTTGGTTCATAAAATaccagaaaaaaatgagaaatgttgGTCACAGTTACCTGAAGCCtgaggtgatgtcatcaaagtGAAGCAGTTAAACTGAGTGCATCTTCTCCTTTCAGGACCTCGTTTCTCTCTTCAACTTCCACAACTATGATAATCTGCGGCACTTTGCTAAGAAACTGGATCCTCGTCGGGAGGGAGGAGACCAGAGGGTGAGTCCAGCTACACGCTGCTTCCTCCAGCTGCTCTTCACCCAACTTCACTTCCATCAGTGTCTATCACATGATTTATTACCAAGAAAATACTATGTTACTGCTACATGGGTAGACCAagttaaatttaagacttttaatacattttaataccaTATAGAGTGTAATTTAATACATGTTTCACAGTTAAAGTATGAAAGATATCAATAAAAACCATCAGTGATGATATATGATTATTTACCAGGtgcaatatgaaataaatgtcaatttatttcacagttttgtgAACAGTCATTCccaataatgtaaataatgagTCATTAATCAGGACCTGGACGTagatgagcagcagaaaaataaCTTATGAATGGATGAATTAACCAATAATAACCAATAATAACTCATTCATTTAAGGTACGACGTCTGGAACAATAGAATTGGAGATTTTCCAGCCAGGTTTtgctaatgattttttttttttaattatttctactattactgaaatatgtttaagaaataatatttaagacctttgtgaatgaaatttaagacttttaaacaCCTTCTAAGCCCCGAAATCAAtgtttttcaagtattttcaaGACTTACAGAtatctgcaggtcttgaaaaGTCTTGAAAAGTCTTGAAAAGCTCTGAATCCCTCAAAAAAGCCCTTAAAAAGTCTTGAATATTGTTTCTGTCCTGCTGTCGACAGGAAGTTGTCAGTAGTTACGAGATGTTCTACATCTTAAACTACAAGTGCGACTGCTgtgattaaattaattaaatgattttataattGGTTACTAAATCCATCAGTTTGCTGCCACTAATCTGGGTCTaggttaattgattaattatattACTTCTATAGGATTTATTGCTATATTCAGCTGGGAAGTAGTGACAGAAATGTGACATGAAGGTCAATGAATTCaagtatttaataaataattataggATTTAGTGTCCCTGTTGGTTTTCTGTCATTCGTTGAGCAGTATGATGTAAACCTGCTACAGTCAGCTCTTCTCTTGTTACATTTCTTCTTGTTGTGGTTTATTTTTAGTCTAAAGCGTCATTTTATCAGGCAGCACAACATTTTTCAGTCAGTCTGCGTCACATCCTGCCTCCGTGTCCTCAGCGGcctggatgctgctgctgcatgacCTTGTCTGCAAGGAGTTGAATCCACAGCGCCATCTGGAGGACAATTACTGAATAACCACAGTTATTCACCATTTCAGGCCTCAACGGCTTCTTGTTGTGTTTCAGGTGAAGTCGGTGATCaatctgctgtttgctgcttaTACTGGAGACGTGTCAGCGCTGAGGAGGTACACATGATATTTATTCTCAGTGTCTTTCTctctaaactaaaaaaaaagcaagaactTCCCTCCTGATGAGAGATTTAAAAtaccaaaactgaaaaattcctttatttatgtgcatattttGCTTAATTAGAACCATGTTTGTATGATTGAGCTCTTTGCTTCTTGTTAAGTGAAGGAAGTTTTTTCAGACAGTGGTGAATGATCTGTCGGTTATTTGTCATCCAGGTTTGCGTTGTCCTCCATGGACATGGAGCAGAGGGACTATGACTCCAGAACGGCGCTGCATGTGGCAGCTGCTGAAGGTAAAATACTGACAGAAGAGATTATTGATTAGACATCAGTGTGattggtgtgtttctgtttgtggaGCTGATGtgatatgatgtgatgtgatgtgatgtgtgtgttccagGTCACGCTGAGGTGGTTCGCTTCCTGCTGGAGGCCTGTAAAGTCAACCCGGTTCCCAGAGACAGGTAACCTTACACTCATAGATCAGATCAactttaattttactttattataaaGGTGATGAAGCTGTTTCTTCAAATCcagttaaaggacagattcacaatttttccagtgtgtcttaaaactgcagtcaggtgtccatatgaacagtaatcattcctcctgttcatactggatattaaaagatatCCACAAATATCCACTAATATCCAAAtatcatttagtgcaaaaatgcatttgaaagttgatgtgaagcttatattcagcttcagcagtctgagttagtcatatcaagtggatatctgacacatttacagtctttttagcatcaaattccctttttgtgtttccctgttgagctgcaggtggaagtatagtaacaaaaagagggactttggcactaaaaagactgtaacgtt is a window encoding:
- the LOC137177377 gene encoding glutaminase kidney isoform, mitochondrial isoform X4, with translation MTLQGASNAEKFDYVMNFMNKLAGNEYVGFSNATFQSERESGDRNFAIGYYLKEKKCFPEGTDMTSILDFYFQLCSIEVTCESASVMAATLANGGFCPITGERVLSPEAVRNTLSLMHSCGMYDFSGQFAFHVGLPAKSGVAGGILLVVPNVMGIMCWSPPLDKLGNSVRGIQFCTDLVSLFNFHNYDNLRHFAKKLDPRREGGDQRVKSVINLLFAAYTGDVSALRRFALSSMDMEQRDYDSRTALHVAAAEGHAEVVRFLLEACKVNPVPRDRWGNTPMDEAVHFGHHDVVTILRDYHTQYSPQETSDDKQSAEKNLDGLL